Genomic DNA from Triticum dicoccoides isolate Atlit2015 ecotype Zavitan chromosome 4B, WEW_v2.0, whole genome shotgun sequence:
cgggccagaatcggccaaaattgtgagtgttgatgaccaacacgtaatcacaccctggggttcaacaactatggaaatcggttaggggctccaaaacggtgagtaatagtccacgaaaagggtcagaactggacaaaattgtgagtgttgacaacgcacacgtaaacgcaccccggggatcgtcaatcgtggaaatcgctctcggaccccaaaaccgtgagtaatagtgcacgaaaggaTAAGAAAagaccaaaattatgagtgttgatgaccgacacataaacgcaccccggggttcgtgaatcgtggaaatcactttgggaacccaaaactgagtaataaccaagaaacgtgtcagaatcggccaaaattgcgagtgttgatgaccaacacgtaatcgcacACTCAGGTcgccaactatggaaatcgcttcgggaccccaaaatggtgagtactagtccatgaaacgggccagaattggccaaaactgtgagtgttgatgtccgacacgtaaatgcaccccggggttcgttaatcgtggaaatcactccgggaccccaaaacagtgagtaatagttcatgaaacgggctagaatcgaccAAACCTTTgaatgttgatgactgacacgtaagcgcaccttgggactcaacaactatggaaatcgctttgggaccccaaattggtgagaaatggtccaggaaacgggccagaatcgacaaaaaccgcgagtgttgatgaccgacaagtaaacgcatcACGGGGTTCGtcagtcatggaaatcactccgggaacccaaaacagtgagtaatagaccatgaaacgagccaaaatcggccaaaattgcgagtgttgatgacaaaCACATAATCGCATcctcgggttcaacaactataaaaATCGCTtcagggccccaaaacggtgagtaatagtccacgaaaagggtAAGAATTagacaaaactatgagtgttgacgacgcacacgtaaacgcaccctggggattgtcaaatgtggaaatcgctctgggaccctagaacggtgagtaatagtgcacgaaacggaccagaatcagtcaaaattgtgagtgttgatgatggacacgtaaacgcaacccggggttcgtcaatcgtggaaatcactcagggaccccaaaacagtgagtaataatccacgaaacgggccaaattcggccaaaattatgagtgttgatgaccgacacgtaaacccaccctgggttcgtcaatcgtggaaatcactccaggaccccaaaaaagtgagtaatagtcgacgaaacgggccaaaatcggccaaaattgtgagtgttaataaccaacacgtaatcgcaccctagggttcaacaactatggaaatcgcttcggggccccaaaccggtgagtaatagtccacgaaaagggtcagaactggacaaaattgtgagtgttgacaacgcacacgtaaacgcaccccggggatcgtcaatcgtggaaatcgctctcggaccccaaaaccgtgagtaatagtgcacgaaaggaTAAGAAAAgacaaaaattatgagtgttgatgaccgacacataaacgcaccctgaggttcatgaatcatggaaatcactttgggaacccaaaactgagtaatagctaAGAAACGTGTCAGaatggccaaaattgcgagtgttgatgaccaacacgtaatcgcacACTCAGGtcaccaactatggaaatcgctgcgggaccccaaaatggtgagtactagtccatgaaatgggccagaattggccaaaactgtgagtgttgatgtccgacacgtaaacgcaccccggggttcgttaatcgtggaaatcacttcgggaccccaaaacagtgagtaatagttcatgaaacgggccagaatcgaccaaacctttgaatgttgatgactgacacgtaagcgcaccttgaggctcaacaactatggaaatcgctttgggaccccaaattggtgagtaatggtccacgaaacgtgccagaatcgataaaaaccgcgagtattgatgaccgacaagtaaacgcatcccggagttcgttagtcgtggaaatcactctgggaccccaaaacagtgagtaatagtccatgaaacgggccaaaattgtgagtgttgatgacaaacACGTAATCGCATcctcgggttcaacaactatgaaaatcgcttcggggccccaaaacggtgagtaatagtccacgaaaagggtcagaattggacaaaactgtgagtgttgacgacgcacacgtaaacgcaccctggggattgtcaaacgtggaaatcgctctgggaccccagaacggtgagtaatagtgcatgaaacggaccagaatcagtcaaaattgtgagtgttgatgacggacacgtaaacgcaccccggggttcgtcaatcgtggaaatcactcagggaccccaaaacagtgagtaataatccacaaaacgggccaaaatcggcaaaatttgcgagtgttgatgaccgacacgtaaacccaccctggagttcctcaatcgtggaaatcactccgggaccccaaaaaagtgagtaatagtcgacgaaacgggccaaaattgtgagtgttaataaccaacacgtaatcgcaccctggggttcaataactatggaaatcgcttcggggccccaaaaagatgagtaatagtccacgaaaagggtcagaagtggacaaaattgtgagtgttgacaacgcacacgtaaacgcacctcagggatcgtcaatcatggaaatcgctctcggaccccaaaacggtgagtaatagtgcacgaacggACAAGAatagaccaaaattgtgagtgttgatgaccgacaggtaaacgcaccccgggattcgtgaatCGTGGAATCACTTTGGGAACCCAAAAGTGAGTAAtagccaagaaacgggtcagaatcggccaaaattgcgagtgttgatgaccaacacataatcgCACAATCGGGtcaccaactatggaaatcgcttcgggaccccaaaacggtgagtactagtccatgaaatgggccataattggccaaaactgtgagttttgatgtccgacacgtaaacgcaccccggggttcgttaatcgtggaaatcactctgggaccccaaaacagtgagtaatagttcatgaaacgggccagaatcggccaaaattgtgagtggttatgaccgacacgtaaacgcactccagggTTCGTCAGTCGTCGAAATCACTCGGGGACCTCAAAACAGTTaggaataatccatgaaacgggccagaatcggccaaaattgtgagtgttgatgaccaacacgtaaacgcaccctgaggtttgtcaatcatggaaatcacttcgggaccccaaaacagtgagtaataatctttCAAAATATGCCCAATTGTGAACTAATTATAGCGTGGAGGGTGACCCCTGCTCATCCAGCGGCCGTGTACGCCCTTCAATCCATTGGCTTGCTATTGGTCTGATAAGAAACTAGATCAGTAGTTTGATCCCTGGCGGTTTCCAATTTAGAAACGCCTGGTTAGTGGTTTCTCCGAtcaccagcctccctgcctgcccAGGTGCCCTGACCTTGTACGAGGTGAGCGATCAGAAGGGTGTTCGGGTGGTTGCATGATGGTGAGACTTCTACACTACAACAACGGTGGGTGCAcatctcttttcttttttgtagCCCAAGGTATCCACCAAATAAGATCcaattaaaaagaaaaataaatgtaGTCACCTGCttcgggatttttagggtttcataCTTTTAACTACCTTAACTTCCCCAAATATGTTGTTTTCGTTGTAAAATCCATGCCATGACACTTGTGTCAAAAAAGGtggatgagcttgcatgttaaagaaAAAATGAATATAGATTGATGAGTGACTTTTCATTGCCTCTTTGGAATGATTAAGTTGTTCTGATATCATGGGCACTCAGTCGAAACTCGTAGTTGGTAAACTCCAAGATTGCATTACCTATATCAAATTTTGTATGTGTATGTTGTGTGCATCCTTGGCTTGATTATATGCTGTGAGTCGTCCCCGCTAGGTTTCcctccccgcgccgccacccgcgaggcggccggcgagggccCCCAGATCTGATCGCTGtgcgcctcccctcctcctccctcctccctcgccgTCGCCAGGGGACGCGGCCGGGCGAAGCCCGACCGGCGCCGGTGGCGGCGGGGCCTGGTCTTCCCCTGGcgcgacggggcggcgcgggccgctCCTTCGGGTGCGGGCGCGGCATGGCCGGCTGCGCGGTGGTGTGCGCCTCGCCGTGGCGGCCGTCCCGTCCGGCAGGCGACGCGGGCTGcgggcggcgtgggcggcggctGGGGTCCGGCTTCGGGCCCTCGGCGGCTGCGTTGGTTCCCCTCCGTCGCGGGCGTGCGGTGGTGGTGCGGCTCGGCCGGTGGCGGTCCGGCGACCTGGTGGTGGTTGCCGGCGGCACGTGTGGTGGTGGTGCTTCCTCTTGGCGGCTCTCTATGcggggaggcaggggagcggcTTGGACAGGGTTGGCGGCGTCGACGGCGTGCCAGCTGCAGCGCGAAGGCGGGAACTTTACGGGCCTCGGAGATCCCGATCGGGCCTGTGCGGCCACGTGCCTGGTATGTTCCTGCTATTCCGTCCGGTTCAGCTACTGTCgagacggtggaggtggggccctcccacgTGCCGACGGTGCTactgccctagtcccggctcctctCCTTTGTGCAGACCATGCTtcacggtgccgtggtgagacggcgtgagAAGCTTTGAGACCGGGTTGGCGCAGGGTGAGGGTCTGTTTGGTGGCGAGCTCTGGAGTGCCTGAGGTGGTGGTTGGGATTGGGAGAAATCTCTGTTGGCTTAGCCGACACTGACGCGGTGGCGCTTGTGGGTACCGCCtgaccttcctgaagggcgtcggggctacccttcctctctcctcacagcgtaccgggggaaacccttggcagcagcgtcgtcatcgtcgcgttccttcttggaggtgctaaTTGGTACCGGCGCTTCGGAAGATCGAAGCTTGGTGGGCGATCTCCGGTGGGTGCAGCGGCctcgaggcttcttcgtttttttGTCGATCCGCCATTGTTGGCATtagtttcttttctattttctttttcttttcttttgggcgtgactgtgctgcttccgccccagcacctatcgttggatgttcggttggttgctttgtatacaaagcggggggaaaccctttttcggtgatTATATGCTGTCCAGTGTTGTAAGATGGACCAACTGTATCAACACCCAACTTGTACCACCAGAGATTATAGCTGGTAGCGATAATCAGTATCAAAGTTATTCAGAGAAAATAACTTTTTGGGGAGCTTTTTTTAGCATATTTGTTATGGTTCCTGTGGCAACTATCATCTTTCATATTCAAATGATACATGGCCATTGTCATTGCGGATGTCACAAACCATCTCTAGAGAGATTGAATCACTGCATCAAACTTGAGTAGAATATAAGAAAAACATCACAATTATTTGTCCAAGATTTGAAAGGTATACAAGAATAATAGTGCACTATTTTCTCGCCACGAGTCTGCAATACAAAATGGGTAGCCAAACAATGTTGATTACATATAAATTACAAATTAGTGTCTGAAATCGGAAAAATCAGACAAATTGTTGAGATCACACCATGTCTAAGAGATCGGAGTTGAAAGTTTCTCCCAAACGGAGTCTGAGCTTCAAAACAGGCCATTCGCCAAGAAGCTTGGTTAGAATGGGCAATAAAGCTACTAAAACGGAAATTCCTGTGGCCAACCAATGGAGACGCGGGGCTAACACCGTGTATAAACCAGTTGAAAAAGCCATAGTAGTTGCCACATATGCAAACCACATGAGCTTCTTAGTGAAAGATGTGTAATAAATCAAGAACTCATAATCCTCCCACCTTGCTATGACACATATGAAAGCAACGGCAAATGAGGAGCACATTGCTAAGGTGTCAAAGATCAAGAATGCTTGAAATGCAACCTTCCGAGACATGATCAGAAGTCCCTCGCTTCCATCAACACTGCTGTATCCTCCGGGCAGGGTGAAAGCAGCAGCAAAGGTGATTGTCGTAATGAGAATGGCCACTAATGAAATGTTGGTTGTGTATGTCTTAGTTAGTGACTTTGCATCCTTCCTTCCAGCATCGATTGCTTGTTGCTTGGCTTTCCCGTGAAGATTGTAGAGAGATCTGGCATTTTGGGCATCTGCTTTTAGCATAAGCATCAAGACTTCATTCTGCATGATTTTGAATGAAGGTATAAATGCAGTTCACAGGATAATAAAGCTTAGCTATTCTACTATATGTGAATAAAAGAGGTGTTCCTCCTAGTCTGTAAGTTTTTGGTGGCAAACTAAAGCTACGTCAGCTAATAAATGAAATAATCGAACTTGTTATTATAATATATTGAGTGTAGAACATCAATAAGGCATACATTTCTGCACCATAGAGCAGCAGCACCCGTGAGGTTGCCAGAAACGACGTCGGTTGTCATTCTTGATCCGGCACGGCCTGGAGTCCGAGACCTTGGGGCCTGTGGATAGCCTGTTTTTAATTGCTTCTCCTTTACTGTTGTTGGGTGTTAGGGACGTCGGCAACTAGACATTAGCCGACTAACTGGTCATCTATGGCATATTTGGCCTGTTAGTGACGGGCATGTGTACAGTGTACTAGTATTGTGGACATTAATTTATCTAGGTTAATGTTTATATTGTCAAGAATTTCCTTATAACATGGAAAGATTTGCCCAGAAAAGGGGGGAGGAGGCAGGCATGCTCTGCAGCCGAGCAACAATTGGGTAAtaggcgtggacttcgacgttaaaTGTGTGCTTGGACTCTATCCAGATAATTACAATGTATCTAGCAAAAATCTCACACATTTAACAAATAATTGGCAAGGATATGAATAAAAATGACCAAAGGGGGCATTGACAAGCAACAGCTTGGTAGCATAGCAAAGTGACCCATATTCTTGAGCGCTAGTGGGTGGTAGGCTGATTTACACACAAATCAAGCACATCCAGTAAAAAATGTCCTGGGGGTGGGTCACTTTTGATGATGATTATATGACCAAATATGACTCCAGTACCTATATGATCGATTAACCTTTGCTAAAAGCCCGGGTGAGTAGTCATCCTAAGTAACAAACACAGGAAACAAGAAGGAATATTCCTTCATCCGACCACTAGCTAGGATTAGGTCTCCAGGATTAACAATCAAGGCATACTATTAAAAAACATATACATAAATAATTTTAAGAGCCATGTAGTAGTGCCAAGTGTCAATATGTATATATGTATTTAAGCAAACGGTTTTATTTGAACAGCAAATGGTTAACTAGACTTGAAAACATGTCTAATGTATGTGCATACCCAGTTTAAAGTCTTGGCATTCTCCATGACGTACTTCAGTTCCCAAGCCGCTGAAACACCGATGTTGTCAAGCACTGTCGCATCTATATCCTCGTGAGATAGTAAAATACTAACTAGTTCCGGATCACACTTCCGGACTGCATAATGTAGAGCGGTTTTTCCAGTCTtgtcttgcatgttgatgagtttgCGAAGTAGCGGTGTCGTCAGGACAAATTTAACGAACTTTATTTGGTTATCCCATACAGCTCTATGAAGCAATGTCCCACCATTTTTTTGGCGGTAAGGAGCATCAGGGCAGTGTTTCAGAAGCTCTCGAGCAGCATTAATTCGACCTCGATATGCGGCAGCGGCAAGGAGAGGATCACCCATGATGTTTATTTCATATCCTTTGGTTGGATCATGTAACAGTATTACTTGTAACATGTCAATCTTGTCAAAAAGTACAGCATGCCTTGTTGGAGTAACTTTATTAATGTCTTCAGTGATCATTAGTCCAGGATAGTTTTTCAGAATCTGCTTTGCCATTTCTGAAGAAAAATTATCAAGAAACGACTGTTAACATCATGAAATGATATTGCAACAATTAAGTTGATGTTTAGTAACTGTAATTTGCACTCCACGTATTAATCAAGCCTCACCTGGATTCTCATTTCTGACTGCAGCATGTAGGCAATTGCGTTCGTGTAGTCCTCCCGTGTACGAAGAAAGAGGATCTTGAACTAGTTGCTCATACACACGTGTAAAATTCCTTGTCAAGGCGAAGAACATGGGTGACTCGTTGCGTTCGCTCACAGCTCGCGACAGAGAAGGCTCTGCTGTAATCAGCTCCAGCGCAACCTCCTCATGCCCGTTGCGAATGGCATGGTGTAGTGCGTTAAATCCACATTTGTCTTGTTTTAAGATTGCTTGCTCCATTCCTAGATGATTATTAAGGGGACATCATACACCGGACCACACCATATTTAAGATCGATTGGAGAAAATACTGTAAAGATAATCAAAAACAAATAACCGAAAAGACAGTTAAAAAGTCAATCAACTGAAGCAAAAAGTGAGCTTGTTATTAAGCATGAACTCTGAAAAAAGTAACACACCTTATACAATAGCACCGGGTAGTCGCAAGATGAAGATAGCTTTGCAGTAATGCTGTGTTGGGATGGCAAGTACTTAAGGCACCTGGAAGTCGATGTACCACTTCAACTATTCATGGATGGAAACCAAGTTAGTTTATCATCTGCATACGTACAGAACGACTTGACTGCTCGTTCGACAACACGGTAAAATTGTCTAGGATTACCACTTGCCAGTTATTTTAGCAATTACATCTCAATCATTAAGTTTTAAACAACATCGCAATCTTTCCTGTTTACAGATCACAAGTTGTTTTACTAAACAAAAGTCAAGTGGTTTGTTGAACCTGATAAGAACAGGCTGTAGTTTGTTGAACTCAACTCCCCCTATGGGAGTGGGAGGCCTATGTAAAAACAATTACTGCAAAGTAACAAATTGTGGCCATAAATTAAATATGTAGTGAATACCATGAGATCCAAATCAGTGACGAGCAACTTACGACTAATCTAAGTTATGCTTTAATTTAATTATTTGATAGGTCGACAGTGGCTTTTCTTCCCCTAAGTCCAACAGAAAAGTACAAATGCCAGTTTTAAATGAACACTCCAGGTCCATAGGACAATGGCGAGTTCTGAATCGTCAGCATATATACTACTCACTCATTTGGGCAATTTGCTTATTCAACTTTGACGAATGCGTAAGAGGTAAGACCATGGATGTGCAATTTCTCAGAAACTGCCGATTCCATGCACACCATTTCTTGCTGCGTCTGCAGGCATAAAACAGTCCTCAATACGGAGTATCACTTCATACTGTGTGTGATGGAGAACCAACGCAGGAATGCTTTCTCGTAGCTTTGCTTGTAATGGCTCATCTCGTCTGTAAGGAACATAACGGCAGGGTGTTCATTCTTAAGGTGTCGAGCTTCTTCGACATCTGCAATTGCTTATGAAAATGAGCCGAAGATCTGCGTAATAGTGCTGCGATCAAATGAAAAGAACATTAACAGTTCCAACAGATAGAACCAAATACAAAAACCTACGTGTTAGCTGCAATAAATCAAAAGGTTCCATGGTGATAACAGTCGGTATTGCACAGGGTAAATATAAACATCTGAATTATCTTTGACCTATGTTGTCAGTCTTTCATAGATGTAAAACAATTTCTTGAGAAAATCAAATATATCTAGAACAAAGTTTAAAGGTATCGTGATAAAGTCATACTCCCTTCATCCCAATTGACGTGGCACACGCGTTTCAAATTACAAGTTTGACCATCAATTTAACCGACTAAACATTAGTTATCTGTCACAAAATGTGAATCACCAAAACTGTATCCAGAAAAAGTTTTCAATGGTATGATTATTATGACACATACTCTCtccatatcaaaatataagacatttttgtagGCTAGTTTAGCCTATAAagtcttatattttggtacagagGTAGTATTATTGATGAAATTAGTGGTCACAGTTAAATCACGAAACGTGAGGACGCTGTGTAAATGGGGATGGTGGGAGTATTACTCGAGAATCCtacagattagttctttttcttctttcagaTACGAATCGGACATGGACAAGTTTGAAATCGATACTCCCCATCTAACCAGTACTAAGATCTGGTAAAACCTATGAGATCAACCATGTACATGATGCATCACCCCTCCAAATTAATCAATGGATGGCAAATATACAAACAGAAATACTAGCTAACAAATACAATCTAGATCACCCGCAATGCAACTGGTGGTCTCTACAAGAGAACGGGGCCAAAATTTCCATGTACAAGGTAGACTGATCAGTGTGTGTCAACATCGTTGGATCCACTTGGATGGAAAACAGAGCAAGAACCCGTATAATATCTTATAAGGGACATGTACACTTAGATCACCTTGATTTCCAGAAAAGATGGCACTACAAAAATATTAAGCAGAAAAATAGCCAAGATAATTGACTAGATCTTGAGAAGATCAGTACCACCAAATGCTGGATCTGTGATGCATTGAGCAAATAAGTAGTAGTATGTGAGAAAATGGAGTAAAAGGGAGACTCACCGTGCACTGTTCAAGCTGCAACTCACTGGTATTCCTCCTGCGCTTTTGACTCTTCTTTGGACTAGTCTCCTGTTACTAAACAAACTCTACACAATTAGCACTCCCAGAAGTAGAGGTTCCTACATAGATAATTCCTCACTTTACAATCAGTTTGTGTCTCCAATGGCACATGTTTCATGCAGGTAGCATATCAAGAATCTAGATGTTTATGCCTTTTAGcaacaaaaaggaaaaataaagcgGCACACAATGAAATATGATTCTTGGTCTATAAAGGACTAGAATATTGTGTATGCATATCAGTAAAACAGCCAATGATCACATGTCTAGAGGCAATCAACTAAACTACAAGCAGTGTTTAGTGAATTTGGTTAAACATCGCATTTTATCAATGTTACCATCGACCAACCAGGTTACCTACAAACACGATATCGTCCATCGACTACATATGTATCTGTAGAAAGAGAGGATCTGCTGTGGATATGTGCGCCATAAGCAGATCACTCTGTCACTGGACAAATAACAGGGAAGGAAAACAAGGTCATTTCAGAATATCAGGTTGCCCATTTTTGTCTTTCTGGATTCCATAATTTTTCTTCTTAGTTAAGAGTGCATTTCTAGTAATGTACCCTCAATAGCAAATCTGTACCTTGTTTTCTGCATCAACTGCTTCTGCTCTCAATCTGCCAATCTCATCATCCTTCTCTCTGGCTGCCACTTGCAGCTCCTGTATGTTCTGCTGAAGCTTTTGTGCTGCTTCAGTAGCTTTTGCTGCCTCCACTTCTTTTAACTTGTTTATCTCTGCTCGTAAGTCTCTTGCGATGTCCTCGTGAGCAGAATTGTTTTGCATGCTCTACATGACTTGCAGCTTCCTTCAGTTGCATCTACAGTGTTGAGAACAGCCATGCTGCCCATGCACGCAAAACAATGATTACATGCACAAGCTAGATCGAATACTTTTGATCTACAGAACCAATATTTCTGTAAATACCTCTGGTCCTGTGTCGAAAAGAGCTACACATGTACTGGAATCCTCCAGGTCGCTCTGTTAGAGTTCTACATTGAACACGTAAGGTATGATATCAGCAGCAACATAACTTGATAGAAATTCAGTATTTCCTTCTACAAGTTAAAATCCCACAGAGATGCACAATAAAAATCCTCAATTAGAAGGGCATAAGCCTACACAAACTCCTCCCTCAGAGATCGAGCCAGAACAAGGCCAAAATAGTGATCAGTTTTTCCACCACAAGCAACATGCGTCATTGAAAATAACTAATTAAGTCAAGAGGAAGG
This window encodes:
- the LOC119292320 gene encoding ankyrin repeat-containing protein At2g01680-like; translation: MEQAILKQDKCGFNALHHAIRNGHEEVALELITAEPSLSRAVSERNESPMFFALTRNFTRVYEQLVQDPLSSYTGGLHERNCLHAAVRNENPEMAKQILKNYPGLMITEDINKVTPTRHAVLFDKIDMLQVILLHDPTKGYEINIMGDPLLAAAAYRGRINAARELLKHCPDAPYRQKNGGTLLHRAVWDNQIKFVKFVLTTPLLRKLINMQDKTGKTALHYAVRKCDPELVSILLSHEDIDATVLDNIGVSAAWELKYVMENAKTLNWNEVLMLMLKADAQNARSLYNLHGKAKQQAIDAGRKDAKSLTKTYTTNISLVAILITTITFAAAFTLPGGYSSVDGSEGLLIMSRKVAFQAFLIFDTLAMCSSFAVAFICVIARWEDYEFLIYYTSFTKKLMWFAYVATTMAFSTGLYTVLAPRLHWLATGISVLVALLPILTKLLGEWPVLKLRLRLGETFNSDLLDMV